One genomic segment of Brassica napus cultivar Da-Ae chromosome A3, Da-Ae, whole genome shotgun sequence includes these proteins:
- the LOC106385686 gene encoding RPM1-interacting protein 4-like — MTNRPHVPKFGDWSNQDQPFTVVFDNARTNKRADLYESLENSDIKTPPQPAPRIPRPEPPKPAREGTPRAPPPTERNKVRAPPADQLYGGGRDGGGLYGGYVGGGGSGNRQQHAPPRPAQTQPRPNLRGGSNGRGGTTIPPFPGSVGSGENMSYTHIFDQVKEERREGARPYGGTAGNTPSRPINSQHESPSTNSSKVCCFPWGRKGSKY; from the exons ATGACA AACCGTCCGCATGTTCCAAAGTTTGGGGACTGGAGCAACCAAGACCAGCCATTCACGGTCGTGTTCGATAACGCGAGGACGAACAAACGAGCAGACTTATACGAATCTTTAGAGAACTCAGATATCAAAACTCCTCCTCAGCCTGCTCCTAGAATTCCACGACCCGAACCACCAAAACCAGCTAGGGAGGGCACGCCAAGAGCGCCTCCACCAACCGAGAGAAACAAAGTCAGAGCTCCTCCTGCTGACCAGCTCTACGGCGGAGGCAGAGATGGAGGCGGATTATACGGAGGTTATGTAGGTGGAGGTGGATCAGGAAACCGGCAGCAACACGCTCCTCCTCGTCCCGCACAGACACAGCCTAGACCCAATCTTAGAGGCGGCAGCAACGGAAGG GGAGGGACGACGATTCCACCATTTCCAGGGTCAGTAGGTTCAGGGGAGAACATGAGTTACACACACATTTTCGACCAAGTCAAAGAAGAGAGGCGTGAAGGTGCCAGACCCTACGGTGGAACAGCCGGCAACACTCCATCTCGCCCCATCAACAGTCAACATGAATCTCCCTCCACAAACTCCTCCAAG GTCTGCTGCTTCCCATGGGGGCGAAAGGGAAGTAAATACTGA
- the LOC125606987 gene encoding wound-induced basic protein-like, with protein MIYDVNSFLFKSFLSSKGTSDKRRGEDRPREQKPKASDNKPVMNE; from the exons ATGATTTACGATGTTAACTCGTTTCTCTTCAAATCCTTCCTGAGCTCGAAGGGAACTTCCGACAAAAG GAGAGGCGAGGATAGGCCAAGAGAACAGAAGCCTAAGGCCAGCGACAACAAACCCGTCATGAATGAATAG